The DNA window tggggtgctgctggggggcAGCGGGCTCGGAGCGCCCTCGGGCTCACCTTGACTCCTCCGGCTGGGCGTTCACGGAGCGCTAAATCCCGCAAGCGGCTCTCCGCGGCTTAGCCCAGCCCCGAGGCGCGGGGTGGGGACGGGAAGGCTTTGCCCGAGGATGCTCTTCCTTCAtccccgctccccgccggccccctccatccccagccccgcccggccccggggacGCTCCCGGCTCTCCCGCAGGCTCACCTGGCAGGGTGCGGGGCGGCGGCtccgctcccgcagcgccccCGCCTCGCTTCCTCCGCAGACAAAGGGGCGATGCCCGGGGGGCCCggccgggcggggggcggctCGGTTCGGCTCGGTTCCGCTCTGTTCGGCTCGGTTCCGCTCGGTTCGGCTCGGTTCGGTTCCGCTCGGTTCGGCCGCGGTGCTCAGCGGCGGGAGCCGGGCTGGGCGCTGCCCCCGCGGGTGCCCGGCCCGggtctcctccccatccctccgcggggctgggtgggcagggcgggccgggggcgctCCGGCCCCGCAGTGGGCAGCGGTAGCCCCGCAGTGGGCAGCagccccccgggccgggctgctCGGGGCGccgctgtgccccagccccgtGGCCGGTGCTGCCGGGCGGGGAGCAGGATGGGCggcaggatggatggatggatggatggatggatgggctcTGCCCGggcgggcagcgctgccaggcagcgAAAAATCCTCTTAAAGGGACCGGCCCTATTTCCTCTCGCCGCCTGCCAGCaggccctgagcatccctgagcacACGCCCGGGtttgccagccctgcctctgcacCCCCCGCACCCCAGGGCCCGCATCTGGGGCACCGCCCCCGCACTGCCCCCTCAGCCCAAACCCCCCTGAGGGAGCCCCACACACCCtaaagctgctcctgccccgctcagccctgcccaggcccctgtgcagagcccccagcacGGGCACAGTGTGCAGCCATGGCTTGGGACAGGCAGTGGGGGGACAGCTGGTCACAAAGGGGGTGGCAGGGGGTGTCCCTCCAGGCTTTTACCCCCAGCACACCCTCCCTGGTGCAGCCGGTCCTGCAGGATCCCCCTGCACCTCCCCAGCACCACGCCTGGCTCTCTCCTCGCTGTTACTCACACCTCTCACCCACCACAGCACTTAAACACCAGAGACATATGGAAATGAGTGGCACCAGCAGGAGTATTAATTAAAAAACCATCTGTTGAGCCAAGGAGAGCTTTCCCCACCccctgccagctcagggctaggacagagctcagggcaggatcCAGGCAGAGGAGACCAGGGGAGGGCACAAGGAGTTGTCCATGGAGCCAAGCTCCTCATGGAGATCTGAAGTCATCTTGTTCTGGAGCAAAAGGCACGTGGGGCTCACCTGGTTCTCTCTGTacccagctgcctcccagccctggggcactccctgtgtgcaggtgccagcccaggcctgctctgggcagtgccacagcctttcctccctgcagggaatgACACCCCTAACCCCCTTTCTGCTCAGCTGGGCCCAAGCTGGTGGCCATGAagcacccagcagctgctggggagtcATTTCAAGGTGGGAggaagcagggatggagcccagTGCCATGGGGACCTTCACATCCCTCTAATCCCCAGCTGGGACCTTCCTAAAGTGGCCTTGtccacagctgtgtccccactCAGGACAGCGGCAGAGGGAGCCTGTCCTGGTTCTGTCATCTGTGTTCAGGGCTGCAGGGATAGAGCAGGCAGCAGAACCTCTTTGCATGACAGGAAAACCTGTGGGATTCCCTGCAAACAGATTTTTAATGCCCCGTGGCTGGTCCTCCACAGCACCCTCAGCAGGGCCATCACTTGTGCTCCAGGCCACCCTCTCCTTCCCCGGGGGAGTAAAACTGCTTCCATGGCTGCTTCCTAAGGGGCCAGAGATGTCCTCAAGGGCCACAAAGCTGTTCCTGGCTGGagccacatctccccctttgtGGCCCCAagctgctgggaggagaagcccctgtgggaaggggctcTCAGGGCAGGAccacagagcccctggcaggagcagcaccagcagccagtGCATGGAGCAGCCTGTAGGGAAGATTTTCCACCTGGGGCATGAGACCTTTCCCCCCCTGCACtcccagggaggctgcagggcagttTGGCTCCTCAGCAGtgggtgctgcagccctggccaggccgctctgtccctgccatggggacaggaggcagatGCCACACTCCTGCTGGCCCCATTGAGCTCAGGGGGCAGCTCcacctcccagctcagggccTGGAATCCCCTGACACGGAGAAATCCCAACCTGCAGCACTGAAGGACAGGTATTTTGCACCAGGTACGGGTACAGGTGCTGCCTCTCCTCTAAGAGGGGCTCTGAGAAGCAGCCAGGGAAATGGAGGATGACACCCCCAGATTccagcacctgctgctcccagagcaccccctggccctgcagagtcTGGGGTGAGCCACCCTGCAAGAGTGAGCCCAGAACAGCTCAGATGGCAGCCTTGGGACAGACAGAGCTTACGGAGGGAGCACAATGGAGACTCTGGCGAAGGGAAGCAGGAGCCTGGGTGGGAACGTCCCTCAGCACAGCGGCCACAGCCCCGGCTGGCCCAGCTCTACCTGGAGGAACCTGAGGAGAGCAAAGGCAGCGGATTTTGAGCTGTTTGCAGCTCCCTTCTCCCACTGCCAGCCTTGCCCTGGCACCAGGGCCCCGCAGCTGGGCAGCGCCACCGCAGGGCTCACCGCAGGGCACGTGGCAGTCGCACTCGCAGATGTCGCAGCGCTGGAGCCAGCGGGGCCAGCCCGACAGCTTGGTGACACAGCCCGAGATCTTGATGCAGCCGCGGCTGGGGGAGGCTCCCAGGTGTTCCTGGCTGCCGCAGGACGAGGAGCACCGGCCCGTGAGGTCCCGCTCGCTGATCTCGATGCGGCCCCGCAGGCAGATCCCTGCGGGGGCAGAGCCCATCACGGGGGGCTCACCCGGAGCCCACGGGCGTCGGGAGGGCTCGGGGCCGTGCCTGCAGCCGCTGGCAGCCCCGGGTTACTCACGGAGGCAGGAGGGCTTGGGGCTCCATTGGCCGTCGGACTGGCAGGCGCTGGCGGGGTCCCCCAGCAGCACGAAGCCGGGCCGGCAGCTGTAGCGCACCACGGAGCCCACCCACCAATCGTTGCCGTGAACCACCGAGTTAAAATCCGCCTCGGGCCGCCCGCAGTTCACTGAGGACAGGGATGCAGCCGGGGCTGGCAGCctggacagggggacagggggcccaggggtgccctgggcaggggggacaggggctgtgccctgcgctgggaggggacaggggctgtgccctgggctggggggacaggggctggcaggctgctggccctggggacagccccaggggtcaccaggcagggctgagcgtgccccaggctgtgtccccGCCCGGCCCAGGCTGCGGGAGGCGCTCACACCGAGTGTGGCACAAAGCCCCGCAGCATCCCCGGGATCCCCCGGCTttacctctgcagaaggatttg is part of the Agelaius phoeniceus isolate bAgePho1 chromosome 23, bAgePho1.hap1, whole genome shotgun sequence genome and encodes:
- the LOC129129450 gene encoding complement receptor type 2-like isoform X1 — its product is MVSLPPVAPGDLDTYWSGTAPICLGGCKGRHKELKRSQCGNGSCCWLGYKSFCRVNCGRPEADFNSVVHGNDWWVGSVVRYSCRPGFVLLGDPASACQSDGQWSPKPSCLRICLRGRIEISERDLTGRCSSSCGSQEHLGASPSRGCIKISGCVTKLSGWPRWLQRCDICECDCHVPCGEPCGGAAQLRGPGARARLAVGEGSCKQLKIRCLCSPQVPPGRAGPAGAVAAVLRDVPTQAPASLRQSLHCAPSVSSVCPKAAI
- the LOC129129450 gene encoding C4b-binding protein-like isoform X2, which produces MVSLPPVAPGDLDTYWSGTAPICLGGCKGRHKELKRSQCGNGSCCWLGYKSFCRVNCGRPEADFNSVVHGNDWWVGSVVRYSCRPGFVLLGDPASACQSDGQWSPKPSCLRICLRGRIEISERDLTGRCSSSCGSQEHLGASPSRGCIKISGCVTKLSGWPRWLQRCDICECDCHVPCGSSR